Proteins from a single region of Bos javanicus breed banteng chromosome 7, ARS-OSU_banteng_1.0, whole genome shotgun sequence:
- the GJC2 gene encoding gap junction gamma-2 protein encodes MTNMSWSFLTRLLEEIHNHSTFVGKVWLTVLVVFRIVLTAVGGESIYSDEQTKFTCNTRQPGCDNVCYDAFAPLSHVRFWVFQIVVISTPSVMYLGYAVHRLARASQDERRRASRRRSSRRAPRAPLPLPPPPHPGWPEPADLGEEEPMLGLGEEDEDPGVAEGLGEDEEAEDTGAAKGAGGDTKVAGVPGPAGQHDGRRRIQREGLMRVYVAQLVARAAFEVAFLVGQYLLYGFEVRPFFACSRQPCPHVVDCFVSRPTEKTVFLLVMYVVSCLCLLLNLCEMAHLGLGNAQDAVRGRRPLPTSPGPMPRPPPCALPAAPSGLACPPDYSLVVRTAERARAQDQELASLALQALQDRRALGDLDSPPGPGLPANARGPPKPGAPASGSGSATSGGTVGGQGRQGIKPRMGSEKGSGSSSREGKTTVWI; translated from the coding sequence ATGACCAACATGAGCTGGAGTTTCCTGACGCGGCTGCTGGAAGAGATCCACAACCACTCCACGTTCGTGGGCAAGGTGTGGCTCACGGTGCTGGTGGTCTTCCGCATCGTGCTCACCGCCGTGGGCGGCGAGTCCATCTACTCCGATGAGCAGACCAAGTTCACGTGCAACACGCGGCAGCCAGGCTGTGACAACGTCTGCTACGACGCCTTCGCACCCCTGTCCCACGTGCGcttctgggtcttccagattGTGGTCATCTCCACGCCCTCTGTCATGTACCTGGGCTACGCTGTGCACCGCCTGGCCCGCGCCTCCCAGGATGAGCGCCGTCGCGCCTCTCGCCGCCGCTCCAGCCGACGCGCGCCCCGCGCACCCCTGCCATTGCCCCCACCGCCCCACCCGGGCTGGCCCGAGCCCGCCGACCTGGGCGAGGAGGAACCCATGCTGGGCCTGGGTGAAGAGGACGAAGACCCGGGAGTGGCCGAGGGCCTGGGTGAAGATGAAGAGGCTGAGGACACGGGGGCGGCTAAGGGCGCAGGAGGGGACACAAAGGTGGCTGGGGTCCCGGGTCCTGCAGGGCAGCATGACGGGCGGCGGCGCATCCAGCGCGAGGGCCTGATGCGCGTGTACGTCGCCCAGCTGGTGGCGCGGGCCGCCTTCGAGGTGGCCTTCCTGGTGGGCCAGTACCTTCTGTATGGTTTCGAGGTGCGGCCCTTCTTCGCGTGTAGCCGCCAGCCCTGTCCCCACGTGGTTGACTGCTTCGTGTCACGGCCCACCGAGAAGACGGTCTTCCTGCTGGTCATGTACGTGGTCAGCTGCCTCTGTCTGCTGCTCAACCTCTGTGAGATGGCGCACCTGGGCCTCGGCAACGCGCAAGACGCCGTGCGCGGCCGACGCCCACTGCCCACCTCCCCCGGCCCCATGCCGCGGCCGCCTCCCTGCGCTCTGCCCGCTGCGCCTTCAGGCCTGGCCTGCCCGCCTGATTATAGCCTGGTGGTTCGCACAGCTGAGCGTGCACGCGCCCAGGACCAGGAACTGGCCAGCCTGGCCCTGCAGGCGCTGCAGGACCGGCGGGCACTTGGGGACCTCGACAGTCCACCCGGCCCGGGCCTCCCAGCGAATGCCAGGGGCCCCCCAAAGCCTGGTGCCCCTGCGTCGGGGTCGGGCAGTGCCACATCAGGGGGCACTGTGGGGGGCCAGGGTCggcaggggatcaaacccaggatgggctcagagaagggcagcgggagcagcagcagggagggtaAGACCACCGTGTGGATCTGA
- the GUK1 gene encoding guanylate kinase isoform X3 has translation MNRICVLDVDLQGVRNIKKTDLRPIYIFVQPPSLDVLEQRLRQRNTETEESLAKRLAAARADMESRNKEGPRHWSVLRRPASCVLSGGAQGLAPTSVGQSLLAVTLLTSAGTQRQGAAHLPSPPPCLEDLVSYPHAPRPFLGFLRTMPCQPLTCGSQANIQIKNCWVRVSLSPWIMALGGGVHSTPFQSHPVPTLDSPALTGHPQRAAAALHLLLWAAGPQRGCS, from the exons ATGAACCGCATCTGCGTGCTGGACGTGGACCTGCAGGGCGTGCGCAACATCAAGAAGACCGACCTGCGGCCCATCTACATCTTCGTGCAGCCGCCCTCACTGGATGTCCTG gagcagcggctgcgaCAGCGGAACACAGAGACGGAGGAGAGCCTGGCCAAGCGTCTGGCGGCTGCCCGGGCTGACATGGAGAGCA GAAATAAAGAAGGCCCAAGGCACTGGTCAGTCCTGAGGAGGCCCGCCAGCTGTGTCCTCTCAGGTGGGGCCCAGGGCCTGGCGCCCACGTCAGTGGGCCAGAGTCTCCTGGCAGTGACTCTGCTCACCTCAGCTGGGACCCAGAGACAGGGCGCTGCCCATCTTCCCTCACCCCCTCCGTGCTTGGAGGACCTTGTCTCTTACCCCCATGCCCCACGTCCATTTCTAGGCTTCCTCCGCACCATGCCCTGTCAACCCCTTACCTGTGGAAGCCAGGCCAACATCCAAATAAAGAACTGCTGGGTTAGAGTGTCCTTGAGCCCTTGGATCATGGCCCTGGGTGGGGGGGTCCACAGTACACCATTCCAGAGCCACCCCGTCCCCACTCTGGACAGCCCTGCTCTGACTGGCCACCCCCAGAGGGCAGCAGCCGCCTTACACCTGTTGCTCTGGGCTGCTGGCCCCCAGAGAGGCTGCTCCTGA
- the GUK1 gene encoding guanylate kinase isoform X2, protein MSGPRPVVLSGPSGAGKSTLLKKLLQEHGSIFGFSVSHTTRDPRPGEENGKDYYFVTREVMQRDIAAGDFIEHAEFSGNLYGTSKAAVRAVQAMNRICVLDVDLQGVRNIKKTDLRPIYIFVQPPSLDVLEQRLRQRNTETEESLAKRLAAARADMESRNKEGPRHWSVLRRPASCVLSGGAQGLAPTSVGQSLLAVTLLTSAGTQRQGAAHLPSPPPCLEDLVSYPHAPRPFLGFLRTMPCQPLTCGSQANIQIKNCWVRVSLSPWIMALGGGVHSTPFQSHPVPTLDSPALTGHPQRAAAALHLLLWAAGPQRGCS, encoded by the exons ATGTCAGGACCAAGGCCCGTTGTCCTGAGCGGACCCTCAGGGGCTGGGAAGAGCACCCTACTGAAGAAACTCCTGCAGGAACATGGCAGCATCTTTGGCTTCAGCGTGTCCC ACACGACAAGGGACCCGAGGCCAGGAGAGGAGAACGGCAAAG ATTACTACTTTGTGACCAGGGAGGTGATGCAGCGCGACATTGCTGCTGGAGACTTCATCGAGCACGCCGAGTTCTCAGGGAACTTGTATGGGACCAG CAAGGCCGCCGTGCGGGCCGTGCAGGCCATGAACCGCATCTGCGTGCTGGACGTGGACCTGCAGGGCGTGCGCAACATCAAGAAGACCGACCTGCGGCCCATCTACATCTTCGTGCAGCCGCCCTCACTGGATGTCCTG gagcagcggctgcgaCAGCGGAACACAGAGACGGAGGAGAGCCTGGCCAAGCGTCTGGCGGCTGCCCGGGCTGACATGGAGAGCA GAAATAAAGAAGGCCCAAGGCACTGGTCAGTCCTGAGGAGGCCCGCCAGCTGTGTCCTCTCAGGTGGGGCCCAGGGCCTGGCGCCCACGTCAGTGGGCCAGAGTCTCCTGGCAGTGACTCTGCTCACCTCAGCTGGGACCCAGAGACAGGGCGCTGCCCATCTTCCCTCACCCCCTCCGTGCTTGGAGGACCTTGTCTCTTACCCCCATGCCCCACGTCCATTTCTAGGCTTCCTCCGCACCATGCCCTGTCAACCCCTTACCTGTGGAAGCCAGGCCAACATCCAAATAAAGAACTGCTGGGTTAGAGTGTCCTTGAGCCCTTGGATCATGGCCCTGGGTGGGGGGGTCCACAGTACACCATTCCAGAGCCACCCCGTCCCCACTCTGGACAGCCCTGCTCTGACTGGCCACCCCCAGAGGGCAGCAGCCGCCTTACACCTGTTGCTCTGGGCTGCTGGCCCCCAGAGAGGCTGCTCCTGA
- the GUK1 gene encoding guanylate kinase isoform X1: protein MLRRPLAGLAAAALGRALSDGMSGPRPVVLSGPSGAGKSTLLKKLLQEHGSIFGFSVSHTTRDPRPGEENGKDYYFVTREVMQRDIAAGDFIEHAEFSGNLYGTSKAAVRAVQAMNRICVLDVDLQGVRNIKKTDLRPIYIFVQPPSLDVLEQRLRQRNTETEESLAKRLAAARADMESRNKEGPRHWSVLRRPASCVLSGGAQGLAPTSVGQSLLAVTLLTSAGTQRQGAAHLPSPPPCLEDLVSYPHAPRPFLGFLRTMPCQPLTCGSQANIQIKNCWVRVSLSPWIMALGGGVHSTPFQSHPVPTLDSPALTGHPQRAAAALHLLLWAAGPQRGCS from the exons GGATGTCAGGACCAAGGCCCGTTGTCCTGAGCGGACCCTCAGGGGCTGGGAAGAGCACCCTACTGAAGAAACTCCTGCAGGAACATGGCAGCATCTTTGGCTTCAGCGTGTCCC ACACGACAAGGGACCCGAGGCCAGGAGAGGAGAACGGCAAAG ATTACTACTTTGTGACCAGGGAGGTGATGCAGCGCGACATTGCTGCTGGAGACTTCATCGAGCACGCCGAGTTCTCAGGGAACTTGTATGGGACCAG CAAGGCCGCCGTGCGGGCCGTGCAGGCCATGAACCGCATCTGCGTGCTGGACGTGGACCTGCAGGGCGTGCGCAACATCAAGAAGACCGACCTGCGGCCCATCTACATCTTCGTGCAGCCGCCCTCACTGGATGTCCTG gagcagcggctgcgaCAGCGGAACACAGAGACGGAGGAGAGCCTGGCCAAGCGTCTGGCGGCTGCCCGGGCTGACATGGAGAGCA GAAATAAAGAAGGCCCAAGGCACTGGTCAGTCCTGAGGAGGCCCGCCAGCTGTGTCCTCTCAGGTGGGGCCCAGGGCCTGGCGCCCACGTCAGTGGGCCAGAGTCTCCTGGCAGTGACTCTGCTCACCTCAGCTGGGACCCAGAGACAGGGCGCTGCCCATCTTCCCTCACCCCCTCCGTGCTTGGAGGACCTTGTCTCTTACCCCCATGCCCCACGTCCATTTCTAGGCTTCCTCCGCACCATGCCCTGTCAACCCCTTACCTGTGGAAGCCAGGCCAACATCCAAATAAAGAACTGCTGGGTTAGAGTGTCCTTGAGCCCTTGGATCATGGCCCTGGGTGGGGGGGTCCACAGTACACCATTCCAGAGCCACCCCGTCCCCACTCTGGACAGCCCTGCTCTGACTGGCCACCCCCAGAGGGCAGCAGCCGCCTTACACCTGTTGCTCTGGGCTGCTGGCCCCCAGAGAGGCTGCTCCTGA
- the GUK1 gene encoding guanylate kinase isoform X4, whose amino-acid sequence MLRRPLAGLAAAALGRALSDGMSGPRPVVLSGPSGAGKSTLLKKLLQEHGSIFGFSVSHTTRDPRPGEENGKDYYFVTREVMQRDIAAGDFIEHAEFSGNLYGTSKAAVRAVQAMNRICVLDVDLQGVRNIKKTDLRPIYIFVQPPSLDVLEQRLRQRNTETEESLAKRLAAARADMESSKEPGLFDLIIVNDSLDKAYWALKEALSEEIKKAQGTGQS is encoded by the exons GGATGTCAGGACCAAGGCCCGTTGTCCTGAGCGGACCCTCAGGGGCTGGGAAGAGCACCCTACTGAAGAAACTCCTGCAGGAACATGGCAGCATCTTTGGCTTCAGCGTGTCCC ACACGACAAGGGACCCGAGGCCAGGAGAGGAGAACGGCAAAG ATTACTACTTTGTGACCAGGGAGGTGATGCAGCGCGACATTGCTGCTGGAGACTTCATCGAGCACGCCGAGTTCTCAGGGAACTTGTATGGGACCAG CAAGGCCGCCGTGCGGGCCGTGCAGGCCATGAACCGCATCTGCGTGCTGGACGTGGACCTGCAGGGCGTGCGCAACATCAAGAAGACCGACCTGCGGCCCATCTACATCTTCGTGCAGCCGCCCTCACTGGATGTCCTG gagcagcggctgcgaCAGCGGAACACAGAGACGGAGGAGAGCCTGGCCAAGCGTCTGGCGGCTGCCCGGGCTGACATGGAGAGCA gCAAGGAGCCCGGCCTGTTTGACCTGATCATCGTCAACGACAGTCTGGACAAGGCCTACTGGGCCCTGAAGGAGGCGCTCTCCGag GAAATAAAGAAGGCCCAAGGCACTGGTCAGTCCTGA
- the GUK1 gene encoding guanylate kinase isoform X5 has translation MLRRPLAGLAAAALGRALSDGMSGPRPVVLSGPSGAGKSTLLKKLLQEHGSIFGFSVSHTTRDPRPGEENGKDYYFVTREVMQRDIAAGDFIEHAEFSGNLYGTRHTPYHHPWTGRGPPRASVARSASRMKEQMPVRQGRRAGRAGHEPHLRAGRGPAGRAQHQEDRPAAHLHLRAAALTGCPGAAAATAEHRDGGEPGQASGGCPG, from the exons GGATGTCAGGACCAAGGCCCGTTGTCCTGAGCGGACCCTCAGGGGCTGGGAAGAGCACCCTACTGAAGAAACTCCTGCAGGAACATGGCAGCATCTTTGGCTTCAGCGTGTCCC ACACGACAAGGGACCCGAGGCCAGGAGAGGAGAACGGCAAAG ATTACTACTTTGTGACCAGGGAGGTGATGCAGCGCGACATTGCTGCTGGAGACTTCATCGAGCACGCCGAGTTCTCAGGGAACTTGTATGGGACCAG ACACACTCCCTACCACCACCCCTGGACCGGCAGAGGGCCCCCTCGTGCAAGCGTTGCTCGGAGTGCTTCCAGAATGAAGGAGCAGATGCCAGTTAGA CAAGGCCGCCGTGCGGGCCGTGCAGGCCATGAACCGCATCTGCGTGCTGGACGTGGACCTGCAGGGCGTGCGCAACATCAAGAAGACCGACCTGCGGCCCATCTACATCTTCGTGCAGCCGCCCTCACTGGATGTCCTG gagcagcggctgcgaCAGCGGAACACAGAGACGGAGGAGAGCCTGGCCAAGCGTCTGGCGGCTGCCCGGGCTGA